A window from Theropithecus gelada isolate Dixy chromosome 1, Tgel_1.0, whole genome shotgun sequence encodes these proteins:
- the DDX20 gene encoding probable ATP-dependent RNA helicase DDX20, producing the protein MAATFEALGAVAAVATAMPAEHVAVHVPAPEPTPGPMRSLRTAQDLGSPRTRTGDVLLAEPADFESLLLSRSVLEGLRAAGFERPSPVQLKAIPLGRCGLDLIVQAKSGTGKTCVFSTIALDSLVLENLSTQILILAPTREIAVQIHSVITAIGIKMEGLECHVFIGGTPLSQDKTRLKKCHIAVGSPGRIKQLIELDYLNPGSIRLFILDEADKLLEEGSFQEQINWIYSSLPASKQMLAVSATYPEFLANALTKYMRDPTFVRLNSSDPSLIGLKQYYKIVNSYPLAHKVFEEKTQHLQELFSRIPFNQALVFSNLHSRAQHLADILSSKGFPAECISGNMNQNQRLDAMAKLKQFHCRVLISTDLTSRGIDAEKVNLVVNLDVPLDWETYMHRIGRAGRFGTLGLTVTYCCRGEEENMMMRIAQKCSINLLPLPDPIPSGLMEECVDWDVEVKAAVHTYGIASAPNQPLKKQIQKIERTLQIQKAHGDHMASSRSTSVSGLSVKSKNNTKQKLPLKSHSECGIIEKAMPPKEVSCDRQSEEQKMKNSVQTPVENSTNSQHQVKEALPVSLPQIPCLSSFKIHQPYTLTFAELVEDYEHYIKEGLEKPVEIIRHYTGPGDQTVNPQNGFVRNKVTEQRVPILASSSQSGDSESDSDSYSSRTSSQSKGNKSYLEGSSDNQLKDSESTPVDDHISLEQPPNGSDTPNPEEDQESSGIQIKTRHKEGASQRAKQSRRNLPRRSSFRLQTETQEDGWYDCHRETHLSFSDTYQDYEEYWRAYYRAWQEYYAAASHSYYWNAQRYPSWMAAYHMNTIYLQEMLHGNQ; encoded by the exons ATGGCGGCGACGTTTGAAGCCCTGGGAGCCGTAGCGGCAGTGGCGACTGCTATGCCAGCTGAGCATGTGGCCGTGCACGTCCCGGCCCCAGAGCCAACACCTGGGCCTATGAGGAGCCTGCGGACCGCTCAGGATCTCGGCAGCCCGCGGACCCGCACGGGGGACGTGCTGTTGGCGGAGCCGGCCGACTTCGAGTCACTGCTGCTTTCGCGGTCGGTGCTGGAGGGGCTGCGGGCAGCCGGCTTCGAGAGGCCCTCGCCGGTGCAGCTCAAGGCCATCCCGCTGGGGCGCTGCGGGCTCG ATTTAATTGTTCAAGCTAAATCTGGCACTGGGAAAACCTGTGTGTTTTCCACCATAGCTTTGGACTCTCTTGTTCTTGAAAACTTAAGTACCCAG attttgatCTTGGCCCCTACAAGAGAAATTGCTGTACAGATACATTCTGTTATTACAGCCATTGGAATCAAAATGGAAGGCTTAGAGTGTCATGTCTTTATTGGAGGGACCCCATTATCACAAGACAAAACCAGACTTAAAAAGTGTCATATTGCTGTTGGATCTCCTG gcAGAATTAAGCAACTCATAGAACTTGactacttgaacccaggcagtatACGCCTCTTTATTCTTGATGAAGCAGATAAGCTTTTAGAAGAAGGCAGCTTCCAGGAgcaaataaa ttggATTTATTCTTCCTTGCCTGCCAGTAAACAGATGCTGGCAGTATCAGCTACTTACCCTGAATTTTTGGCTAATGCTTTGACAAAGTACATGAGAGATCCCACTTTTGTAAGACTGAATTCCAGTGATCCAAGTCTCATAG GTTTGAAGCAGTATTACAAAATTGTCAATTCATACCCTTTGGCACATAAGGTTTTTGAGGAAAAGACTCAGCATTTACAGGAACTGTTCAGCAGAATTCCATTTAATCAAGCTTTAGTCTTTTCTAATTTGCACAGCAG AGCACAACATTTggctgatatcctttcttctaaaGGCTTTCCTGCTGAGTGCATTTCAG GCAATATGAATCAGAATCAGCGTCTTGATGCTATGGCTAAACTGAAGCAGTTTCATTGCAGAGTCCTCATTTCCACAGATTTG ACTTCTCGTGGGATTGATGCTGAGAAGGTGAATCTGGTTGTAAATCTGGATGTACCATTGGATTGGGAGACATACATGCATCGGATTGGGAGAGCTGGCCGTtttg GTACATTGGGACTGACAGTGACCTACTGTTGCcggggagaggaagaaaatatgATGATGAGAATTGCCCAGAAATGTAGTATCAACCTTCTCCCTTTACCAG ATCCCATTCCTTCTGGTCTGATGGAAGAATGTGTGGATTGGGATGTGGAGGTTAAAGCTGCTGTGCATACATATGGCATAGCAAGTGCACCTAACCAACCCCTAAAAAAGCAAATTCAGAAAATAGAGAGAACCCTTCAAATTCAGAAAGCTCATGGTGACCACATGGCGTCCTCTAGAAGTACTTCTGTATCTGGACTATCAgtcaagtcaaaaaataatacCAAACAAAAACTTCCTCTGAAAAGCCACTCTGAGTGTGGAATCATAGAAAAAGCAATGCCACCAAAAGAAGTGAGCTGTGACAGGCAATCTGAAGAGCAAAAAATGAAGAATTCTGTTCAGACCCCCGTTGAAAACTCCACCAACAGTCAGCACCAGGTCAAAGAAGCTTTACCTGTGTCACTCCCCCAAATTCCTTGTCTGTCTTCCTTTAAAATCCATCAGCCATACACATTGACTTTTGCTGAATTGGTAGAGGATTATGAACATTATATTAAAGAGGGGTTAGAGAAACCTGTGGAAATCATCAGGCACTACACAGGTCCTGGGGATCAGACTGTGAATCCTCAAAATGGTTTTGTGAGAAATAAAGTTACTGAACAGAGAGTCCCCATATTGGCAAGTAGTAGCCAATCTGGAGACTCTGAGAGTGACAGTGATTCTTACAGCTCAAGAACCTCTTCCCAGAGCAAAGGAAATAAGTCATACTTGGAAGGCTCTTCTGATAATCAGCTGAAAGACTCTGAATCTACTCCTGTGGATGATCATATTTCTTTGGAACAACCTCCAAATGGAAGTGACACCCCCAATCCAGAGGAAGATCAAGAATCATCTGGAATCCAGATCAAGACAAGACATAAAGAGGGGGCTAGCCAGAGAGCTAAGCAGAGCCGGAGAAACCTACCTAGGCGGTCTTCCTTTAGATTGCAGACTGAAACCCAGGAAGATGGTTGGTATGACTGTCATAGGGAAACACATCTGAGTTTTTCTGATACCTATCAGGATTATGAGGAGTACTGGAGAGCTTACTACAGGGCATGGCAAGAATATTATGCTGCCGCTTCTCATTCATATTATTGGAATGCTCAGAGATATCCAAGTTGGATGGCAGCTTATCACATGAATACCATTTATCTACAAGAAATGTTGCATGGTAACCAGTGA